From the Paenibacillus sp. MMS20-IR301 genome, the window GGATGGGAGGAGGAAAGCGGGATGAATAGGGATGTGAATGCAGGTACGGGTGGAGGAGCAAGTGCAGGAGCAGGTGCGGGAAGAAGTGCAGGAGCAAGTGCAGGTATGAGTGCAGAAGGAGGTGCGGGAAGAAGTGCAGGAGCAAGTGCAGGTATGAGTGCGAAGGCGGGTGAAGATTCGGGTGCAGGTCCTTCCGCATCCGTAATAGAGAAGATTCGGCAGCATAAGGTGGTGGCGATTCTGCGGGGCCTGCACGCTGATGACGCACTGCGCGTAACCGAAGCGCTGCTTGCAGGCGGCATCACGCTGGTGGAGATCCCGTTCAATCAGCGCGGGGCCGCGCCGGGGCATGATGCGCCGGCGGTTATCCGCCTGCTCAAGGAGCGCTTCGGCGGCAGTCTCTGCATTGGCGCAGGCACGGCACTGACGGCCGGGCAGGTCGATCTTGCCGCCGCTGCCGGGGCGGAATTCATTCTGTCGCCCGGT encodes:
- a CDS encoding bifunctional 4-hydroxy-2-oxoglutarate aldolase/2-dehydro-3-deoxy-phosphogluconate aldolase, whose translation is MNRDVNAGTGGGASAGAGAGRSAGASAGMSAEGGAGRSAGASAGMSAKAGEDSGAGPSASVIEKIRQHKVVAILRGLHADDALRVTEALLAGGITLVEIPFNQRGAAPGHDAPAVIRLLKERFGGSLCIGAGTALTAGQVDLAAAAGAEFILSPGTAAAVITRTKEHGLVSVPGAATASEMAEAYRCGADIVKLFPAGDLGIGYMKAVLAPLNHIPVMAVGGVDDSNLQEWLQAGACSVGIGARLVREVWVKERRYDELTALAAQYVSRAVQGGKTGS